The genome window GCCGTCAGAATACCCGTCAGCACGTCGCCTGTACCACCAGTGCTCAGGCCGGGGTTACCGGTTGAGTTGAAGTGGATATCACCATCGGGCGTGGCTACGGCTGAATAAGCACCTTTCAGGACAACAACGACTTTGTATTTCTTCGCAAAATCGCGGAGACTATCCAGTTTCTGGTAATCGTTAGCCCACGGCTGGGTAAGGCGTTCAAACTCTTTCGGGTGGGGCGTTAAAATGCTGTTTCTGGGCAGCTTATCGAGCAGATCGCGATGCTCGGACAGCAGGTTCAGCGCATCGGCGTCGATCACAATAGGTTTCTCCAGCGTTGGAAGTAGATTCCGCAGCATTGTGAGCGTGCCCGGATTTTTGCCGATACCGGGGCCAATACCCAGCGTTGAGAACGTGGCGGGGGGCAGACTGTCGACGGCACTCTGGCCCGTTAAATAGTGCTCATCTGTGTCGGGAAGGCACATGGCTTCGGGTACGGCTGTTTGCAGAATTGCGTAGCCACAGGCCGGGACCTGTACCGTCAGCAAGCCCACACCTGACCGTAAACAGGCCCGTGCTGACAAAACCGCAGCGCCTATTTTTCCGTAGCTGCCCACCAGAAGTAGCGCGTGGCCAAACGACCCTTTGTTCGAAAATCGGTCCCGTTTACGGAGTAACAGGCGCGCATCCCGTGCCTGGGTGTAGTAATAGGGCGTAGGAGCCAGATCGATATAGCGTTTGTGCAGCCGGATATTCACGATTTGCCACTCACCCACGTAACGACCGTTCTTAGGAAGAATGAACGCTAATTTCGGTAACTGGAACGAAATGGTGTAGTCAGGCTCAATGATGACATCCGTTGACGTATTGGGCTGGTCGGTATACAGACCACTGGCGATATCGACCGCTACAACCATAGCCGGAGCGCGGTTGATGGCTTCAATGGTGCTCTTGACAATGCCTTCGGTCGGGCGCGACAGGCCGGAGCCAAGAATGGCGTCGATCACAACTTCGTTATGACGAATGGAGGGAATATCATCTGACGACTCGATGTAACGAACACTGTCTGTGACGAGTTTGAGACGCCGATGGTTATGCATGAAGTCATCGGACTCGCGGGGTGCGTAGCGGACAACGTATATCTCAATCGGGTAGTCACGTTCCAGAAGAAGACGGGCAATGGCTAACCCGTCACCGCCGTTATTGCCCAGTCCACAGAAGATTTTAGTCGTCTTTTTATCCGAAAAATGATCGACAAACCAGTCGACAAACGCCAGAGCGGCCCGCTCCATGAGGTTGATGGGCGCAATAGGCTCGTTTTGGATTGTCGATTGATCGAGGGCACGAATCTGGTCAGCATTCAGTATTTTCATCGGGTCGGCGTCGGTTTCACGGGGTAATTTCGCAAAAGTATTTTCAACTACTGAGAAATTTACTATCTTTGCGGCTCATTTCGCAAATACTTTTCTGGCGATCTATATACAGTCATGAGCGAGTTAATCAAATTAGTGGAGGCAGACAACGCGCAGCGTCGCGCCGAGTTGCCCACGTTCCGGGCGGGCGATACGGTGAACGTACACGTCAAAATCCGCGAAGGCAATAAAGAGCGTATCCAGGTGTTTACGGGCACGGTGATTCAACGCCGGAACCCAAGCAGTGCTGGTGAGACCTTTACTGTCCGCAAAGTATCGAATGGTATTGGTGTAGAACGGATCTTCCCGGTCCTGTCGCCGAATATCGACAAAATTGATGTGGTTCGTATGGGTAAAGTACGTCGCGCACGGTTATTCTTCCTGCGTGGTCGTCAGGGTAAAGCAGCACGTCTCAAAGAGCGTAAGCCAAAAGTTACTGCAGCTTAATCGCCTAGCACAACCTACGATTCGTTTAAAAGCTGCCTGAACAGGGTGGCTTTTTTTGTATGTACCGCAACAGGCTCCGGCTGTCGCGGCTATCTTTATCGGCAATGGCCGGAGCCCGTTGCGATCAACTTATGACTTTCTTCAAATACCAGGGTACCGGCAACGACTTTGTCCTGATCGATGATCGGGCGGGTACGTTTCCGGCTTCCGATCAGGCGTATATCGAACGATTGTGTCATCGCCGTTTCGGTATCGGTGCCGACGGCCTGATCCTGCTCCGGAACGATCCCGCGTATGATTTCAAAATGGTCTATTTCAATGCCGACGGTGCCGAAGGAAGCATGTGCGGTAACGGAGGCCGCTGTATTGTCCGGTTTGCCCATGATCTGGGCCTGTTCGCCAGTGAAACGCGCTTTCTGGCCGTAGATGGCGAACATCTGGCCGTTGTCCGTGACGGTACTATTTCCCTGAAGATGAGTAACGTGACGGGTATCGACAACCGCGATGGACTGACATTCCTGAACACCGGGTCGCCCCACGTTGTCCGGTTTGTTGATGATCTCGAATCGCTGGATGTTGTCGCGGAAGGACGCGCAATCCGGTACAGTTCGACCTTTCAACCGGCTGGTACCAATGTGAATTTTGCGCAAATCGTTGATGATCATACCGTATTCGTACGGACGTATGAACGGGGTGTCGAAGACGAAACCTACTCCTGCGGTACGGGCGTAACGGCGGTTGCCCTGGTGGCACATCAGCAGCTGCACATGCCCGGTCCGATCGCTATCCGGACCGTAGGCGGGAATCTACGTGTATCATTCAGAGCGCAGGCCGACGGTAGTTTCGAGGGCATACACCTGATTGGGCCGGCCCAGCGGGTTTTCGAGGGAGCCGTAACTATTTAAACCAATAACGGGTTACTAACCTAGTTTACACACAGGCACGTTACTTTTTTGGTGAATGATCATTTATAAAACAAAGGACTGGCTACCGGCAATCTGGCATTTTCATACGGGTCCTACGGCTATAGCGCTACTTCGTCGGTTAGTTTTCGTTGGCCTGTATGCGACACTAGTGACG of Spirosoma agri contains these proteins:
- a CDS encoding NAD(P)H-hydrate dehydratase; the protein is MKILNADQIRALDQSTIQNEPIAPINLMERAALAFVDWFVDHFSDKKTTKIFCGLGNNGGDGLAIARLLLERDYPIEIYVVRYAPRESDDFMHNHRRLKLVTDSVRYIESSDDIPSIRHNEVVIDAILGSGLSRPTEGIVKSTIEAINRAPAMVVAVDIASGLYTDQPNTSTDVIIEPDYTISFQLPKLAFILPKNGRYVGEWQIVNIRLHKRYIDLAPTPYYYTQARDARLLLRKRDRFSNKGSFGHALLLVGSYGKIGAAVLSARACLRSGVGLLTVQVPACGYAILQTAVPEAMCLPDTDEHYLTGQSAVDSLPPATFSTLGIGPGIGKNPGTLTMLRNLLPTLEKPIVIDADALNLLSEHRDLLDKLPRNSILTPHPKEFERLTQPWANDYQKLDSLRDFAKKYKVVVVLKGAYSAVATPDGDIHFNSTGNPGLSTGGTGDVLTGILTALLAQGYDPIEAAVLGVFAHGLAGDKAAEKRGPVGMTASDVIDALSWT
- the dapF gene encoding diaminopimelate epimerase — encoded protein: MTFFKYQGTGNDFVLIDDRAGTFPASDQAYIERLCHRRFGIGADGLILLRNDPAYDFKMVYFNADGAEGSMCGNGGRCIVRFAHDLGLFASETRFLAVDGEHLAVVRDGTISLKMSNVTGIDNRDGLTFLNTGSPHVVRFVDDLESLDVVAEGRAIRYSSTFQPAGTNVNFAQIVDDHTVFVRTYERGVEDETYSCGTGVTAVALVAHQQLHMPGPIAIRTVGGNLRVSFRAQADGSFEGIHLIGPAQRVFEGAVTI
- the rplS gene encoding 50S ribosomal protein L19, with the protein product MSELIKLVEADNAQRRAELPTFRAGDTVNVHVKIREGNKERIQVFTGTVIQRRNPSSAGETFTVRKVSNGIGVERIFPVLSPNIDKIDVVRMGKVRRARLFFLRGRQGKAARLKERKPKVTAA